The genomic window GTCGCGGCCGGCGGCCACATCAGCATGGTCGTGCTGGTGAGCGACCAGGACGGCGAACCCGCGGTGCTCAAGGTCGGCATGGTGAACCGCGAGACCGAGCAGGAGCACGCGGCGCTCGCGCACTGGGGCGGCCGCGGCGCCGTCCGACTGCTGCGGGCAGAACCCGCCGAGGGCGCGATGCTGCTGGAGCGACTGCGGGCGGATGTCTCGCTGCGCTCGCTGGCGGAGCCCAAGGCGATGCTGGAGGCCGAGGGCGTGCTCCAGCGGCTGTGGGTGCCGCCGTCCTGCGGGCACCCGTTCCGTACGGTCGCCGGGGCCACCGGCGAGCTGGCCGCGCTGCTGCGCGAGCGGCGCGCGGCGCCCTACGCGGCGGAAGCGCGGCCGGTGATCGACGAGGCACTCGCGGCGCAGGCCGAACTGGCCGGCTCCGCGGACTCGGTGGAGAGCGTGCTGCTGCACGGCGACTACCACCACGGCAACGTGCTGGCCGGCGAGCGGATGCCGTGGCTGGCGATCGACCCGAAGCCGCTGGTCGGCGAGCGGGCCTACGACCTGGCGTGGCTGGCCAGGGACCGGCTCTCCACGCTGGCGGCGCAGCCGGGTTCGCGGGCCACCGCCCGGCGGCGGATCGCGAAGCTGGCGGACGCGCTGGAGGTGGACGCCCGGCGGCTGCGCGGCTGGTCGGTGTTCCGCGCGGTGGAGGCGGGCGTCTGGTACCTGTCGGTCGGCGGCCGGGAGGACGGCGAGCTGCTGCTGGAGTTCGCCAGCTGGCTGTAGCGGCGGGCCGCGCCGGTCAGCGCTGGAGCGGCAGCGGGGCGCCCATCACCGCGTAGGGGCGGGCGGCGCTGGGGAAGTGGACCGGGCGGGCCAGATCGCGGTAGCCCAGGGCACGGTAGAGCCGGCGGGCCGGGGTGTCGCCGTCGATCGCGGACAGGATGCTGTGCGGCTCGGCGGCGGTGTCGGTGATCGCGGTGATCAGCCGGCGGCCGATGCCGCGGCTCTGGAAGTCCGGCAGCACGTGCAGCTCGGTGATCACGAAGGAGTCGTCGAGCCAGTCGTCGTTGCCCTCCCGGCGCAAGTAGGGCTGGACGACGCTGGACCACCAGTGCGTACGGTCGTTGGGCAGCCCGTACACGAATCCGACCAGCCGCCCGTCCGCGGTCCGCGCCTCCAGCGCCCGCGCGCCGGGACAGGCCAGGTGCCGCAGGACGATCTGCCGCCGGATCGCCACCTCCTCGGGCCCGAGCCCGAATGCGAGGGCCTGTACGGCGAGCGCCTCGTCGACATGTGCGGCGAGATCGCCCGTCCCGACCACCACGTTCTCCATGGGCGGCGACATTACTGCCTTCCACCGCCCCGCCGGCCGCCGGGCACCATCAGAACAGCACGGACATGAAGGCGCCGACCTCCGTGAAGCCCACCCGGCGGTAGGCGGCGCGGGCCGGGGTGTTGAAGTCGTTGACGTAGAGGCTGACCACCGGGGCGACGTCGCGGAGCGCGTAGTGCAGGACGGCGGCCATGCCGGACTCCGAGAGCCGCCGGCCGCGGTGCGAGGGGGCGACCCAGACGCCCTGGATCTGGCAGGTGTGCCGAGTGACGGCGCCGATCTCCGCCTTGAAGACCACCTCGCCGTCCTCGATGCGGGCGAACGCCCGGCCGTTGGACACCAGTTCGGCGACCCGGGCCTGGTAGAGCAGGCCGCCGTCGCCGGCCAGCGGCGAGACGCCGACCTCCTCGGTGAACATCGCCACGCAGGCCGGCATGATCACCTCCATCTCGTCCTTGCGCACCCGGCGCACCCCGGGGTCGGGCGCGATGTCGGCGGGCAGGGCGCGGGTGGTCATCAGCGGCTGGTGGCGGCGGACTTCGCGGGCCGGACCCCAGTGCGGTTCGAGCCGGGACCACAGGTCGGCGGTGGGGTCGGCGGGGCCGACGATGGACGAGCAGCGGCGCCCCGACCTCCGGGCCCGCTCGGCGAAGGCGGCGATCGCCTCCGAAGTGGCGCAGATCGGCACCAGGTTGGCGCCGGCGTAGCAGAGCGAGGTGAGCTTCCCGGCCGAGTACCAGCCCCACATCTCGCCGCCGAGCCGCCACGGGTCGAGCCCGGCGACGTTGACCCGGGAGGTGACGAACGCGTTGGCGACCGGATCGCTGTGCAGGACGGCCAGCGCCGCGTCCAGGTCACCGGGCTCCAGGACGCGGGCAGTCGAGTGGGTCAGCACGTGGACGCCTCACCGTCTTCGCCTTCTGGTCCGCTCGTGCAGGCGGGGAATGGACTGCGCACTTTACCTCGCACGGGCGTGCCATGCCCCACGCCCGGGAATCAGGGGTGTGGGGCGGACCGGAATCGAGCCGGTCAGGACACGCTCACCTGGGGCTCACCGGAGGCCACTCCGGCGTCCTCCATCTGCTCGGCGAGCTTCATGGCCTCTTCGATCAGGGTCTCGACGATCTTCGACTCGGGGACGGTCTTGATGACCTCGCCCTTGACGAAGATCTGGCCCTTGCCGTTGCCGGAGGCGACGCCGAGGTCGGCCTCGCGGGCCTCACCGGGGCCGTTGACGACGCAGCCCATGACGGCGACCCGCAGCGGCACCTCCATGCCCTCAAGGCCCGCGGTGACCTGGTCGGCGAGCTTGTAGACGTCGACCTGGGCGCGGCCGCAGGACGGGCAGGAGACGATCTCCAGCCGCCGCTGCCGCAGGTTCAGCGACTCCAGGATCTGGATGCCGACCTTGACCTCCTCGGCGGGCGGCGCGGACAGCGAGACCCTGATGGTGTCGCCGATGCCCTCGGCCAGCAGCGCGCCGAAGGCGACCGCGGACTTGATGGTGCCCTGGAAGGCGGGCCCGGCCTCGGTCACCCCGAGGTGCAGCGGGTAGTCGCACTTCTGGGCGAGCAGCCGGTAGGCGGCGACCATGACGACCGGGTCGTTGTGCTTGACGGAGATCTTGATGTCGCGGAAGCCGTGCTCCTCGAACAGCGACGCCTCCCACAGCGCGGACTCCGCCAGCGCCTCGGGGGTGGCCTTGCCGTACTTCTCCAGCAGCCGGCGGTCCAGCGAGCCGGCGTTGACGCCGATCCTGATCGGCACCCGGGCGTCGGAGGCGGCCTTGGCGATCTCCCGCACCTTGTCGTCGAACTGCTTGATGTTGCCGGGGTTGACCCGGACCGCGGCGCAGCCGGCGTCGATCGCGGCGAAGACGTACTTCGGCTGGAAATGGATGTCGGCGATGACCGGGATCTGCGACTTCCTGGCGATCGTGGCGAGCGCGTCGGCGTCGTCCTGTGTCGGGCAGGCGACCCGGACGATCTGGCAGCCGGACGCGGTCAGCTCGGCGATCTGCTGGAGCGTGGCACCGATGTCGGAGGTTCGGGTGGTGGTCATGGACTGGACGGACACCGGGGCGTCGCCACCGACGGCGACGGTTCCCACCTGGATCTGACGGCTTTTGCGGCGTTCGGCGAGCTTGATCGGAACATCCGGCATACCGAGCGAAATCGCGGTCATCTGCGTGGCTTCCCCAAGGTGTGACACAAGTCCCGACGTGGGCGGGCTCCGCTTCGAGGTTACGGCACCCGCCCCGCGTCTCTCACTCGGCTCAGGGCATTACGAACCCAGTTTGACCGGGTTGACCACATCGGCGATCAGCACCAGCAAGGTGAAGGACACAAAGATTCCGGCCACGACATAGGCGACCGGCATGAGCTTGGCCACGTCGAAGGGCCCCGGGTCCTTCCGGCGGAAGACCCGGGCGGTGTGCCGCCTGATCGACTCCCACAGCGCGCCCGCCACGTGCCCGCCGTCCAGCGGCAGCAGCGGCAGCATGTTGAACAGGAACAGCGACAGGTTGAAGCCCGCGACCAGCATCACCATGGTGGCGATCCGGTCGACGGCCGGCTCCTTCATCGAGAAGACCTCGCCGCCGACCCGCGCGGCGCCGACCACGCCCATCGGCGAGTCCGCCTTGCGCGGCGCCCCGTCGAAGGTCGCCCGCCACAGGTCGGGGATGCGCTGCGGCAGCCGCAGCAGCGAGTCGACGCCCTGCCGGGCCATGTCGCCCATGTGGCTCACCGAACTGGTGAAGGTCAGCGGCTGGATGTGGCTCGCCGGGCTGAAGCCGAGGAAGCCGGCCGTCACGGTGCCGTCCTCGACCTCGCCGTGGCTGTCGGTCTTCGCCACCACGTTCTTGGTGATCACCGGGTGCAGGGTGACCTGCCGGCCGTCCCGCTCGACCACGATGGTGGCGGGACCCACGCCGTTCCTGATGTCCTTGGACAGGTCGGACCAGTTGTCGACCGGCCGGCCGTTGAAGGAGACGAACTTGTCCTCCGGCTGCAGGCCCGCGGTCTTGGCCGGGGCGACCTTGTCGGTGGGCAGGCAGGGGTTGTCGGGGTTGCGTTTGGCGGTGTCGGCCTGCGAGATCACGCAGTCGCTGACCGAGCTGACCACCGTGGTCTGCTGGGCGATGCCGATGCCCATGAAGACCGACAGGGCCAGCGCGAAGGCCAGGATCAGGTTCATGAAGGGCCCGGCGAACATCACGATGACGCGCTTCCACGGCTTGCGCGTGTAGAACAGCCGCGTCTCGTCCCCCGGCTGCATCTCCTCGAACGCGGCGGAGCGGGCGTCCTCGATCATGCTGCGCCACGGCGAGGTGGAGCGGGCGGTGATCCGGCCGTCCTCGCCGGGCGGGAACATCCCGATCATGCGGATGTAGCCGCCGAGCGGGATGGCCTTGAAGCCGTACTCCGTCTCGCCCTTCTTGCGCGACCACACGGTGGGGCCGAACCCCACCATGTACTGCGGCACGCGGATCCTGAACAGCTTGGCCGTGGAGAGGTGGCCCAGCTCGTGCCAGGCGATCGAGACCATCAGGCCCACGGCGAAGACCACTATGCCGAGGACCGTCATGAGAGCGGTCATACGCCTGTTGCCTCCGATGTCCTGGCCAGTTCCACGGCCCGGGCGCGCGCCCAGGCCTCCGCTTCGAGGACGTTCTCGACCGTCAGTGAAGTTCCCGGAACGGGTGTGCCGTGTTCCTCGACGACCTTCGCGACGGTGTCCACGATCCCGGTGAACGCCAGCCGGCCGGCGAGGAAGGCGTCGACGCACTCCTCGTTGGCGGCGTTGAACACCGCGGGTGCGGTGCCCCCGAGGCTACCCACATGGCGGGCCAGCGCGACCGACGGGAAGGCGTCCTCGTCCAGCGGGAAGAACTCCCACGTCGAGGCCTTCGACCAGTCGAAGGCCGGTGCGGCGTCCGGCACCCGGTCCGGCCAGCCCAGGCCGAGCGCGATCGGCATCCGCATGTCCGGCGGGCTGGCCTGCGCGATCGTGGAGCCGTCGACGAACTCCACCATGGAGTGGATGTACGACTGGGGGTGGACGACGACCTCGATACGGTCGAAGGGGACGTCGTAGAGCAGGTGCGCCTCGATCACCTCAAGGCCCTTGTTGACCAGCGTCGCGGAGTTGACGGTGATGACCGGGCCCATGTCCCAGGTGGGGTGGGCGAGCGCGTCGGCCGGCGTGACCGAGGCCAGTTCCGCCCGGCTGCGGCCGCGGAAGGGGCCGCCGGAGGCGGTGACGAGCAGCTTGCGCACCTCCTGGCGGCGGCCGCCGAGCATCGCCTGGAAGAGCGCGGAGTGCTCGGAGTCGACGGGCACCACCTGGCCCGGTCTCGCGAGCGCCTTCACCAGCGGGCCGCCGACGATCAGCGACTCCTTGTTGGCCAGGATCAGCACCCGGCCGGCCCGCAGCGCGGCCAGCGTGGGCCGCAGGCCGATGGAGCCGGTGATGCCGTTGAGCACGGAGTGGCAGTCAAGCGCCGCCGCCTCGGTGGCGGCGCCGGGACCCGCGATGATCTCGGGCAGTCCGGCTCCCGGCCCGTACAGGTCGCCGAGCAGCTCGCGCAGCGGGCCGACGGCGGCCTCGTCGGCGACGGCGACGGTGCGCACGCGCAGCTGGTGGGCCTGCTCGGCGAGCAGCCTGACCCGGCTGCCGGCAGCGGAGATCGCGGTGACGCGGAAGCGGTCCGGATTGCGGAGGACCACGTCGATGGCCTGGGTGCCGACCGATCCGGTCGAGCCGAGGATCACGATGTCGCGGGGGCCGTCCGCCGGGTCGCCGGCGAGGTGCGGGCGGTAGTGCGGGTCTGCGAGAGCATCCGTCATGGGGACATTGTGTCGTGCGGAAGCGGTACGCCGTCCACTGCCCCGCACGGGCGGTGGGCGGCGTACCGCGCCCTGTCGGGCTCAGTGCACGGGTCGGTGCACGTTGGCGGTGTTCGACGGGCCCGGCTCTGCCTCGGCGATCCACGGTCCGTCCCTGCTGGGGTCGACGATGCCCGCTTCGAGCCATTCGGTGGCGCCGCCGAGCACCGCCTTGGTCAGGGCGCGGTCGGCGCTGTCGGTGTTGGTCCACAGCCGGTCGAAGAGCTCGTCGGTCCTGACCCGGGCCTGCCGGCAGAAGGCGTCGGCCAGCTGCCGGGCCTCCGGGCCGTGGTCGCCGGCCCCGAGGTGCTGGGCGCGCACGCAGGCCGCGCTCATCGCGAAGAGCTCCGCGCCGATGTCGACCACGCGGGCGAGGAAGTTCTGCTTGGTCTCCATCCGGCCCTGCCAGCGCGACATGGCGTAGAAGGTGCTGCGGGCGAGCTTGCGCGCGCTGCGCTCGACGTACCGCAGGTGGGGGGCGAGGCCGTCGAACTCGGCGTAGGAGTTCGGCAGCTGGCCCGGTCCCGCGACCAGCTTGGGCAGCCACTTGGCGTAGAAGCCGCCGGCCTTGGCGCCGGCCCTGGCCTTGTCGCCGAGCGAGGCGTCCGGGTCGATGAGGTCGCCGGCCACCGACAGGTGGGCGTCGACGGCCTCCCGGGCGATCAGCAGGTGCATGATCTCGGTGGAGCCCTCGAAGATCCGGTTGATCCGCAGGTCCCGCAGCATCTGCTCGGCGGGCACCGCCCGCTCGCCGCGGGCGGCGAGCGAGTCGGCGGTCTCGAAGCCCCGGCCGCCGCGGATCTGCACCAGCTCGTCGGCGATCCGGCAGGCGGCCTCGGAGCCGTAGAGCTTGGCGAGCGCGGCCTCGATCCGGATGTCGTTGCGCTCCTCGTCGGCCATCTGCGAGGACAGGTCGAGCACCGCCTCCAGGGCGAAGGTGGTGGCCGCGATGTAGGCGATCTTGGAGCCGACGGCCTCGTGCGCGGCGATCGGCTTGCCCCACTGCTCGCGGGCCGCCGACCACTCCCTGGCGATCTTCAGGCACCACTTGGCGGCGCCCACGCAGCCCGCGGGCAGCGACAGGCGGCCGGTGTTGAGGGTGGTCAGGGCGATCTTCAGGCCGGCGCCCTCGGGGCCGATGCGGTTGGCGGCGGGGACGCGCACCTGGTGGAAGCGGGTCACGCCGTTCTCGATGCCGCGCAGGCCCATGAAGGCGTTGCGGTGCTCGACGGTGATGCCCTCGGCTGCGGCCTCCACGACAAAGGCGGTGATGCCGCCCTTGTGGCCCTCGGAGGCGGGCACCCGGGCCATCACGACCAGCAGGTCGGCGACGACGCCGTTGGTGGTCCACAGCTTCACGCCGTCCAGCACGTAGTCGTCCCCGTCGGGGACCGCGGTGGTGGCGAGCCGGGCGGGGTCGGACCCGACGTCGGGCTCGGTGAGCAGGAAGGCGCTGATGTCGGTGGTGGCGCAGCGCGGCAGGAACGCCTGCTTCTGCTCGGGGGTGCCGAACATCTTCACCGGCTGCGGCACGCCGATCGACTGGTGCGCGGACAGCAGCGCGCCGACCGCGGGGCTCGCGGTGCCGGCCATGGCCAGCGCCTTGTTGTAGTACACCTGGGTGAGGCCGAGCCCGCCGTAGGCGGGGTCGATCTTCATCCCGAGCGCGCCCAGTTCCTTCAGGCCGAGGATCGTCTCGTCCGGGATGCGCGCCTCGCGGTCGATCCTGGCGCCGTCGATCGAGGTCTCGCAGAACTCCCGCAGCCGGGCGAGGAACTCCTCGCCCCTGGCTGCGGCCTCGGGGGCCGGGAGTGGATAGGGGTGGATCAGGTCCAGACGGAAGCGGCCGAGGAAGAGTTCCTTGGCGAAGCTCGGCCTGTGCCAGTCCTGCTCGCGGGCGGCCTCGGCCACCTGGCGTGCCTCGCGTTCGGAGACCTTGCGTGTTGCGACGGGTGCGGACACGGTTGCGTCACCTCCGGGTAGCCGGTTACCGACCGGTGCTACCAGTCCGTACTACCCGAATTCCACGGACCCCACCAGACAAGCCGTCAAGCCGTCAGTGGCCGGCCCCTCGCCGCGGCGGGCGGTCGCCCGTCACAGGTCGAGGCCGGTGAGCACCAGCACTCTCTCGTAGGTGTAGTCCTCCATCGCGTACTTCAC from Streptomyces sp. NBC_01198 includes these protein-coding regions:
- the dxr gene encoding 1-deoxy-D-xylulose-5-phosphate reductoisomerase, which gives rise to MTDALADPHYRPHLAGDPADGPRDIVILGSTGSVGTQAIDVVLRNPDRFRVTAISAAGSRVRLLAEQAHQLRVRTVAVADEAAVGPLRELLGDLYGPGAGLPEIIAGPGAATEAAALDCHSVLNGITGSIGLRPTLAALRAGRVLILANKESLIVGGPLVKALARPGQVVPVDSEHSALFQAMLGGRRQEVRKLLVTASGGPFRGRSRAELASVTPADALAHPTWDMGPVITVNSATLVNKGLEVIEAHLLYDVPFDRIEVVVHPQSYIHSMVEFVDGSTIAQASPPDMRMPIALGLGWPDRVPDAAPAFDWSKASTWEFFPLDEDAFPSVALARHVGSLGGTAPAVFNAANEECVDAFLAGRLAFTGIVDTVAKVVEEHGTPVPGTSLTVENVLEAEAWARARAVELARTSEATGV
- a CDS encoding aminoglycoside phosphotransferase family protein, whose product is MGSAAHHGRPAAEGLEPPEPLVRTVTAWEGDAGREWLARLPGQVAGCLERWGLTVERVVAAGGHISMVVLVSDQDGEPAVLKVGMVNRETEQEHAALAHWGGRGAVRLLRAEPAEGAMLLERLRADVSLRSLAEPKAMLEAEGVLQRLWVPPSCGHPFRTVAGATGELAALLRERRAAPYAAEARPVIDEALAAQAELAGSADSVESVLLHGDYHHGNVLAGERMPWLAIDPKPLVGERAYDLAWLARDRLSTLAAQPGSRATARRRIAKLADALEVDARRLRGWSVFRAVEAGVWYLSVGGREDGELLLEFASWL
- a CDS encoding M50 family metallopeptidase, which produces MTALMTVLGIVVFAVGLMVSIAWHELGHLSTAKLFRIRVPQYMVGFGPTVWSRKKGETEYGFKAIPLGGYIRMIGMFPPGEDGRITARSTSPWRSMIEDARSAAFEEMQPGDETRLFYTRKPWKRVIVMFAGPFMNLILAFALALSVFMGIGIAQQTTVVSSVSDCVISQADTAKRNPDNPCLPTDKVAPAKTAGLQPEDKFVSFNGRPVDNWSDLSKDIRNGVGPATIVVERDGRQVTLHPVITKNVVAKTDSHGEVEDGTVTAGFLGFSPASHIQPLTFTSSVSHMGDMARQGVDSLLRLPQRIPDLWRATFDGAPRKADSPMGVVGAARVGGEVFSMKEPAVDRIATMVMLVAGFNLSLFLFNMLPLLPLDGGHVAGALWESIRRHTARVFRRKDPGPFDVAKLMPVAYVVAGIFVSFTLLVLIADVVNPVKLGS
- the ispG gene encoding flavodoxin-dependent (E)-4-hydroxy-3-methylbut-2-enyl-diphosphate synthase; its protein translation is MTAISLGMPDVPIKLAERRKSRQIQVGTVAVGGDAPVSVQSMTTTRTSDIGATLQQIAELTASGCQIVRVACPTQDDADALATIARKSQIPVIADIHFQPKYVFAAIDAGCAAVRVNPGNIKQFDDKVREIAKAASDARVPIRIGVNAGSLDRRLLEKYGKATPEALAESALWEASLFEEHGFRDIKISVKHNDPVVMVAAYRLLAQKCDYPLHLGVTEAGPAFQGTIKSAVAFGALLAEGIGDTIRVSLSAPPAEEVKVGIQILESLNLRQRRLEIVSCPSCGRAQVDVYKLADQVTAGLEGMEVPLRVAVMGCVVNGPGEAREADLGVASGNGKGQIFVKGEVIKTVPESKIVETLIEEAMKLAEQMEDAGVASGEPQVSVS
- a CDS encoding acyl-CoA dehydrogenase family protein translates to MSAPVATRKVSEREARQVAEAAREQDWHRPSFAKELFLGRFRLDLIHPYPLPAPEAAARGEEFLARLREFCETSIDGARIDREARIPDETILGLKELGALGMKIDPAYGGLGLTQVYYNKALAMAGTASPAVGALLSAHQSIGVPQPVKMFGTPEQKQAFLPRCATTDISAFLLTEPDVGSDPARLATTAVPDGDDYVLDGVKLWTTNGVVADLLVVMARVPASEGHKGGITAFVVEAAAEGITVEHRNAFMGLRGIENGVTRFHQVRVPAANRIGPEGAGLKIALTTLNTGRLSLPAGCVGAAKWCLKIAREWSAAREQWGKPIAAHEAVGSKIAYIAATTFALEAVLDLSSQMADEERNDIRIEAALAKLYGSEAACRIADELVQIRGGRGFETADSLAARGERAVPAEQMLRDLRINRIFEGSTEIMHLLIAREAVDAHLSVAGDLIDPDASLGDKARAGAKAGGFYAKWLPKLVAGPGQLPNSYAEFDGLAPHLRYVERSARKLARSTFYAMSRWQGRMETKQNFLARVVDIGAELFAMSAACVRAQHLGAGDHGPEARQLADAFCRQARVRTDELFDRLWTNTDSADRALTKAVLGGATEWLEAGIVDPSRDGPWIAEAEPGPSNTANVHRPVH
- a CDS encoding GNAT family N-acetyltransferase — translated: MLTHSTARVLEPGDLDAALAVLHSDPVANAFVTSRVNVAGLDPWRLGGEMWGWYSAGKLTSLCYAGANLVPICATSEAIAAFAERARRSGRRCSSIVGPADPTADLWSRLEPHWGPAREVRRHQPLMTTRALPADIAPDPGVRRVRKDEMEVIMPACVAMFTEEVGVSPLAGDGGLLYQARVAELVSNGRAFARIEDGEVVFKAEIGAVTRHTCQIQGVWVAPSHRGRRLSESGMAAVLHYALRDVAPVVSLYVNDFNTPARAAYRRVGFTEVGAFMSVLF
- a CDS encoding GNAT family N-acetyltransferase, which produces MENVVVGTGDLAAHVDEALAVQALAFGLGPEEVAIRRQIVLRHLACPGARALEARTADGRLVGFVYGLPNDRTHWWSSVVQPYLRREGNDDWLDDSFVITELHVLPDFQSRGIGRRLITAITDTAAEPHSILSAIDGDTPARRLYRALGYRDLARPVHFPSAARPYAVMGAPLPLQR